In Xenorhabdus nematophila ATCC 19061, one DNA window encodes the following:
- a CDS encoding DUF986 family protein, whose translation MGLNDIILIILIALMLAFAIYDEFIIIRLKGKTRLNIKLKRKQRIDALIFIILIAIIIYNNVSSHGSQFTTYLLSFSILITLYLGYIRSPKLLFKNHGFYFANRFFSYDNIKAMNLSEDGILMMDLEPHKIYISVTKLDDLEKIYHFLMNNR comes from the coding sequence ATGGGCTTGAATGATATTATTTTGATAATTTTAATTGCGTTAATGCTCGCTTTTGCGATTTATGATGAATTTATTATCATCCGGCTCAAAGGAAAAACGCGGTTAAATATAAAATTAAAAAGAAAGCAGCGTATTGATGCACTTATATTTATTATCTTAATTGCCATTATTATTTACAATAACGTATCATCACACGGTAGTCAGTTCACTACCTATTTATTATCATTTTCCATCTTGATAACATTATATTTAGGTTATATTCGCTCACCCAAATTACTTTTCAAAAACCACGGTTTTTATTTTGCCAATCGTTTTTTTTCTTACGACAATATTAAAGCAATGAATTTATCTGAAGATGGTATTCTTATGATGGATTTAGAACCGCATAAAATATATATTTCAGTCACAAAACTGGATGACCTGGAAAAAATTTATCACTTCCTCATGAATAATAGATAA
- the mntP gene encoding manganese efflux pump MntP: MNVYTTLILALALSMDAFAAAVGKGASLHRPRFREAIRTGIIFGLVEACTPLVGWSLGLYASQYIMEWDHWIAFSLLFILGCRMIIESFKNEPDVPQKNAPQRHSSVTLVLTAIATSLDAMAIGVGLAFLQVNILHTAMTIGLMTMVMATLGMLIGRYIGPLLGKRAELIGGLVLIIIGFNILFEHLELFIYAK; the protein is encoded by the coding sequence ATGAATGTATATACTACACTTATTCTCGCACTGGCACTTTCTATGGATGCTTTTGCCGCCGCAGTAGGCAAAGGAGCCTCTCTTCATCGCCCACGTTTTCGTGAAGCCATTCGTACAGGTATTATTTTTGGCCTGGTTGAAGCCTGCACCCCGTTAGTCGGTTGGTCTTTGGGGCTATATGCCAGCCAATATATTATGGAATGGGATCACTGGATTGCCTTTTCATTATTATTCATTCTTGGCTGCCGGATGATTATTGAAAGTTTCAAGAATGAGCCAGATGTTCCTCAAAAAAACGCGCCTCAGCGCCATAGTTCGGTAACATTAGTACTTACAGCTATTGCCACCAGCCTGGATGCGATGGCAATTGGTGTCGGTCTTGCGTTCCTTCAGGTGAACATCTTACATACCGCGATGACGATCGGTTTAATGACAATGGTTATGGCCACATTGGGAATGTTAATCGGTCGCTATATTGGCCCATTGTTAGGCAAAAGGGCTGAATTGATTGGTGGATTAGTCTTAATTATTATTGGCTTCAATATCCTTTTTGAGCATCTTGAACTGTTTATTTATGCAAAATAA
- the rlmA gene encoding 23S rRNA (guanine(745)-N(1))-methyltransferase encodes MSYQCPLCHLPLLFSHHQWRCENNHQFDCAKEGYVNLLPVQHKRSKEPGDSAEMMQARRAFLHSGHYHALQQKSIELLDEYLPENAEILLDMGCGEGYYTAVVQEQLNLHRKLAVYGLDVAKVAVRYGARRYPGVNFCVASSHRLPFAERSVDGILRIYAPCKATELARVVKQHGIVLTVTPGPRHLYQLKELIYQEVHLHPENREQWDGFELISEKTLGYEMLLNGEQAHNLLQMTPFAWRASEEVKAHLMSKEQFNCEADFTLKVYQRRIS; translated from the coding sequence ATGTCTTATCAATGTCCTTTATGTCACTTACCGTTGCTGTTTTCCCATCATCAATGGCGCTGCGAAAATAATCACCAGTTTGATTGTGCGAAAGAAGGGTATGTTAATTTATTGCCCGTTCAGCATAAACGCTCAAAAGAACCGGGTGATAGTGCCGAAATGATGCAAGCGAGAAGGGCATTCCTGCATTCTGGTCATTATCATGCGTTACAACAAAAGTCTATTGAGCTACTGGATGAATATTTACCCGAAAATGCGGAAATATTGCTGGATATGGGGTGTGGTGAAGGCTATTACACTGCCGTGGTTCAGGAGCAGTTAAACCTGCATCGCAAGTTGGCGGTGTATGGATTGGATGTGGCAAAGGTTGCCGTCCGTTATGGTGCCAGGCGTTACCCCGGTGTTAATTTCTGCGTGGCATCCAGCCATAGATTGCCTTTTGCGGAGCGTTCTGTGGATGGTATTTTACGGATTTATGCACCCTGCAAGGCAACAGAATTAGCTCGGGTTGTGAAACAACACGGGATCGTTCTGACAGTAACGCCGGGCCCGCGTCATTTGTATCAATTGAAAGAATTGATTTATCAGGAAGTGCATCTGCATCCTGAAAACCGTGAACAATGGGACGGATTCGAACTCATTTCAGAGAAAACATTGGGTTATGAAATGTTGTTGAATGGGGAACAAGCTCATAATTTATTGCAGATGACACCATTTGCCTGGCGGGCATCAGAGGAAGTTAAAGCGCATTTGATGTCAAAAGAACAATTTAATTGCGAAGCCGATTTTACCTTGAAAGTGTATCAGCGTCGTATTTCATAA
- a CDS encoding MFS transporter, with product MIVSSQTKSTGQHCLSDGEIREQYRYWRLHTMLSLYIGYALFYFTRKSFNYAMPAMITDLGLDKGAIGLIGTLFYITYGCSKFLSGIISDRSNPRYFMGIGLIATGIINIFFGLSSSVVMFTVLWVLNAWFQGWGSPSCAKLLTSWYSRSERGFWWSLWNTSHHVGSALVALFVSFLTLHFSWREGFIVPGCLGILAGIFLCYRLRDKPTTMGLPTIGQFRNDHLEKLQESQGQGLTTREILKLYVFRNKYIWLLSFSYVLVYIVRTVINDWGNLYLTESHHYNLVSANAVLSLFEIGGLMGSLVAGWGSDKIFGGNRGPMNLIFAMGIFLSVAALWLMPVTNLIFQSIGFFTIGFFVFGPQLLIGMAAAECSHKDSAGAATGFVGLFAYTGAALAGYPFAIILEHYHWTGVFITISVCAVMIGLLLLPFLQAQFPRQREQE from the coding sequence ATGATAGTTTCTTCTCAAACCAAATCGACGGGCCAACATTGTTTATCTGATGGCGAAATTCGGGAACAATATCGTTATTGGCGCTTGCACACCATGCTGAGCCTCTATATAGGCTATGCGTTGTTTTACTTTACCCGTAAAAGTTTTAACTATGCGATGCCTGCGATGATAACTGATCTCGGCCTCGATAAAGGTGCCATTGGTCTTATTGGCACTTTATTTTATATCACTTATGGGTGTTCAAAATTCCTGTCTGGCATTATTTCCGATCGTTCTAATCCTCGTTATTTTATGGGAATAGGGTTAATTGCCACGGGGATCATTAATATATTTTTCGGCCTGTCCAGCTCTGTTGTGATGTTTACCGTTCTTTGGGTATTAAATGCGTGGTTTCAGGGGTGGGGTTCTCCATCATGTGCCAAATTACTCACTTCTTGGTACTCTCGTTCAGAGCGTGGATTCTGGTGGTCGCTCTGGAATACGTCACATCATGTCGGAAGTGCGTTGGTTGCATTGTTTGTCAGTTTTTTAACATTGCATTTTAGCTGGCGAGAAGGATTTATCGTGCCGGGCTGTCTGGGGATTTTAGCGGGTATATTTTTGTGTTATCGGTTACGTGACAAACCTACTACTATGGGGTTACCGACGATTGGTCAATTCCGTAATGACCATCTGGAAAAGTTGCAGGAAAGCCAAGGGCAGGGATTAACAACCCGAGAAATACTGAAACTGTATGTTTTTCGTAATAAATACATTTGGTTGCTTTCGTTTAGTTATGTATTGGTGTACATCGTTCGTACGGTTATTAACGATTGGGGAAACCTCTATCTGACGGAGTCTCATCATTATAATTTGGTGAGCGCAAATGCGGTATTATCGCTTTTTGAAATCGGTGGATTGATGGGATCGCTGGTGGCTGGTTGGGGATCAGACAAAATATTTGGTGGCAATCGTGGGCCGATGAATTTGATATTTGCAATGGGAATTTTTTTGTCTGTAGCCGCTTTATGGCTGATGCCTGTGACTAATCTGATATTTCAATCAATTGGTTTTTTCACGATCGGTTTCTTTGTTTTTGGCCCACAATTATTAATTGGTATGGCCGCTGCTGAATGTTCACATAAAGATTCAGCCGGTGCTGCAACTGGATTTGTTGGTCTTTTTGCTTATACCGGGGCTGCTCTTGCCGGCTATCCTTTTGCCATCATTTTAGAGCATTATCATTGGACTGGGGTGTTTATTACTATCTCTGTCTGCGCAGTAATGATAGGTTTGTTATTGCTTCCGTTCTTACAAGCTCAGTTTCCCAGGCAGCGGGAGCAGGAATGA
- the uhpB gene encoding signal transduction histidine-protein kinase/phosphatase UhpB — protein sequence MHRYLINSFCGWLLFSCWWFCLWVIAYYFVNDSELAILFFPFALRLGIVLHTPKHYWPMVYGAECSLTICLALLMGQPQWLTVLTASIASLPVMWFASRYYGGAQWQRFVVIIGVILATSVINIVAVSNHNPDLITAFLVSLTGGVMLVPLCYLVWHYLFQNVWFPLTANLISQRIHFRLRHIVLYILLFVLNICLQVGLPNELHYFAPFCLAIPIILLAFRYGWQGAVLGTLLNSIALIAARSGVSDMEITDLLLSLLVQTLTGIMLGMAVQRQRDLNAQLKRQLSRNHSLSRQLVKAEECVRREIARELHDEIGQNITAIRTQANIIQRVEVAPISSHCAKTIESLSLNIYDTTKGLLSRLRPKILDDLGLKEAIEQLLRDMEFESHGISVNIDWADNSAVEIEQLSDTTKITLYRLCQEALNNALKYSHADQIELSVSVREKIHLSIKDNGIGCKAEDYMKGFGLRGMRERVQVLGGMFSIHNEKQQDDLTYSGTDLSIILPKL from the coding sequence ATGCACCGATACCTGATTAATTCATTTTGTGGCTGGTTATTGTTTTCTTGTTGGTGGTTTTGCTTATGGGTAATAGCCTACTATTTTGTCAATGATTCAGAACTGGCTATCTTATTTTTTCCTTTTGCTCTGCGTCTTGGCATTGTACTGCACACACCTAAGCATTACTGGCCGATGGTTTATGGTGCTGAATGTAGTCTCACTATTTGTTTGGCATTGTTAATGGGACAACCTCAATGGCTGACAGTATTAACGGCCAGCATAGCGAGCCTCCCTGTGATGTGGTTTGCCAGCCGTTATTATGGAGGTGCTCAATGGCAGCGATTTGTGGTCATAATCGGTGTTATTTTGGCAACATCTGTCATTAATATTGTGGCAGTAAGTAACCACAATCCAGATTTGATTACGGCATTTTTGGTGAGTTTAACCGGTGGCGTTATGCTGGTTCCTCTGTGTTATTTAGTGTGGCATTACTTGTTCCAGAATGTTTGGTTCCCTTTGACTGCCAATCTGATATCACAACGGATTCATTTTCGCCTGCGTCACATTGTTCTATATATCCTACTGTTTGTACTGAATATCTGTCTCCAGGTTGGTCTCCCTAATGAGTTGCATTATTTTGCCCCGTTCTGTTTGGCCATTCCCATTATCTTGTTGGCTTTTCGCTATGGTTGGCAAGGTGCTGTACTTGGAACTTTACTGAATAGTATTGCCCTGATCGCTGCGCGCAGCGGTGTCTCGGATATGGAGATTACGGATTTATTATTATCACTGCTGGTACAGACGTTAACGGGGATTATGCTTGGCATGGCGGTTCAGCGTCAGCGTGATCTTAACGCTCAGTTAAAACGTCAGTTATCTCGTAATCACAGTTTATCCCGACAATTGGTGAAAGCCGAAGAATGTGTGAGACGGGAAATAGCCCGGGAGCTACATGATGAAATCGGTCAGAATATTACTGCTATTCGTACACAGGCCAATATTATTCAGCGAGTTGAAGTGGCACCGATCAGTTCTCATTGTGCTAAGACTATCGAATCATTATCCCTGAATATTTATGATACGACCAAAGGATTACTCAGTCGGTTACGTCCTAAAATACTTGATGATCTGGGTTTGAAAGAAGCCATTGAGCAATTATTGCGGGATATGGAATTTGAATCTCATGGAATATCAGTAAACATTGACTGGGCAGATAATTCTGCTGTGGAAATTGAGCAACTGAGTGACACAACCAAAATCACTTTATACCGTCTTTGTCAGGAAGCATTGAATAATGCACTGAAATATTCCCACGCGGATCAGATTGAACTGTCTGTTTCCGTCAGGGAGAAGATCCATTTATCGATTAAAGATAATGGTATTGGCTGTAAAGCCGAAGATTATATGAAAGGATTTGGTTTGCGCGGTATGCGAGAACGGGTACAAGTTCTTGGCGGGATGTTCTCAATTCATAATGAAAAACAACAGGATGATTTAACTTATTCAGGTACGGATTTATCGATCATTCTGCCTAAACTTTAA
- a CDS encoding type II toxin-antitoxin system RelE family toxin — MIFNIEFDERAVKEWQKLDNSIREQFKKKLKKLQKNPYIEPARLHGDLACFLRNFSF; from the coding sequence ATGATATTTAATATCGAGTTTGACGAACGCGCGGTAAAAGAATGGCAAAAGCTGGATAACAGCATTCGTGAACAGTTTAAAAAGAAGCTGAAAAAGTTACAGAAAAACCCTTATATCGAGCCTGCCAGACTACATGGCGATTTAGCGTGTTTTCTGAGGAATTTTTCTTTTTAA
- a CDS encoding type II toxin-antitoxin system RelB/DinJ family antitoxin produces the protein MSTIQIRVDEELKKSAYQAFDKLNLSPSDAMRLFLRYVAEHEKLPFTEVSVMVAEHDEDEDILDVVRDRLKNPAKRIRVNLDDI, from the coding sequence ATGAGCACCATCCAAATAAGAGTAGATGAAGAGCTTAAGAAAAGTGCATATCAGGCATTTGATAAGCTGAATCTGTCCCCTTCTGATGCAATGCGACTCTTCCTGCGTTATGTGGCAGAACATGAAAAGCTACCATTTACTGAGGTATCGGTGATGGTTGCAGAGCACGATGAAGATGAAGATATTCTGGATGTAGTACGCGATCGCCTAAAGAATCCTGCCAAACGAATCCGGGTAAATCTCGATGATATTTAA
- a CDS encoding transposase, with translation MLDRYTLIVDQLNTHKSASLVEYIAEACGLDEERGVKGKCGVLQSMETRMNFWSDPTHRIRFVYTPKHASWLNQIECGFSLIFRHLLRRLSVSSKEKLRELILAYIEYHNRVSAKPFKWLYRGNGK, from the coding sequence ATGCTTGACCGCTACACTTTAATCGTCGATCAGCTTAATACGCACAAATCGGCCAGTTTGGTTGAATACATTGCCGAAGCCTGTGGCCTTGATGAAGAACGGGGAGTGAAAGGCAAGTGCGGGGTACTTCAGTCAATGGAAACACGAATGAATTTTTGGTCAGACCCAACCCATCGTATCCGATTTGTTTATACGCCGAAACACGCCTCTTGGCTAAATCAAATAGAATGCGGGTTCAGCCTGATATTCCGGCATTTGCTCAGACGGCTTTCCGTCAGCAGCAAGGAGAAATTGCGGGAGCTTATTTTAGCATACATTGAATATCACAATCGGGTATCAGCTAAACCTTTCAAATGGCTCTATCGTGGAAATGGAAAATAG
- the uhpA gene encoding transcriptional regulator UhpA: protein MIKVALVDDHVVVRSGFAQLLNLESDIEVVGEFSSCAEARQGLPGSGATVCILDISMKDESGLSLLQDLPSGITCIMLSVHDSATMVENALKAGARGYLSKRCSPDELLQAVRTTANNGCYLTPDIVHKLTSSKNNPTALDHLTKRERQVGEMLARGMDVKAVAAELGLSHKTVHVHRANAMSKLGVVNNVGLANYFATSGSSFN from the coding sequence ATGATTAAAGTAGCATTAGTTGATGATCATGTTGTTGTTCGTTCAGGGTTTGCCCAATTACTCAATTTAGAATCTGATATTGAAGTTGTGGGTGAATTCAGTTCATGTGCGGAAGCCCGGCAAGGGCTGCCGGGTTCAGGCGCAACCGTGTGTATTCTGGATATCTCCATGAAAGATGAAAGCGGGCTTTCACTGTTGCAAGATCTCCCTTCGGGTATTACCTGCATTATGTTGAGTGTTCATGACTCTGCCACGATGGTGGAAAATGCTTTAAAGGCAGGTGCGCGCGGTTATCTGAGTAAGCGTTGTAGCCCGGATGAATTGCTTCAGGCCGTGCGTACAACAGCAAATAATGGTTGTTATCTTACACCTGATATTGTGCATAAACTGACATCATCAAAAAATAATCCAACGGCATTGGATCACCTGACTAAACGTGAACGGCAAGTCGGAGAGATGCTTGCCAGAGGTATGGATGTTAAGGCTGTTGCGGCTGAATTGGGTTTGAGCCATAAAACCGTGCATGTCCATCGCGCTAATGCGATGAGCAAATTAGGCGTAGTAAACAACGTTGGTTTAGCCAATTATTTTGCCACTAGTGGATCATCCTTCAATTAA
- the uhpT gene encoding hexose-6-phosphate:phosphate antiporter, protein MIKILEQIRKPTLDLPVDVRRKMWFKPFIQSYLVVFIGYMAMYLVRKNFNIAQNDMISTYGLSMTQLGLIGLGFSITYGIGKTVVAYYADGKNTKQFLPFMLILSGLAMLGFSMSMGNSSISVFLMVACYALSGFFQSIGGPASYSTITKWTPRNKRGTYLGLWNLSHNVGGAAAAGVALFGANYFFNGHVVGMFIFPSIIALIIGFIGLRYGSDSPESYGLGKVEELFGESASEEDIAAEENKMTKKEIFVEYVLKNKVIWLLCFANIFLYIVRIGIDQWSTVYGYQVLGQSKETAITGFTMFEVGALIGTLMWGYLSDLANGRRALVACVSLALIIVCLEFYQHATSEFMYLGSLFVLGFLVFGPQLLIGVAAVGFVPKKAISVADGVKGTFAYLIGDSFAKLGLGMIADGVPIFGLTGWKGTFVALDTSAFVCLGLLAFVAIAEERKIRKNKKVQ, encoded by the coding sequence ATGATTAAAATTCTAGAACAAATTCGTAAGCCGACACTGGATCTTCCAGTGGATGTACGCCGAAAAATGTGGTTTAAACCGTTTATTCAGTCGTACCTGGTGGTTTTTATCGGCTATATGGCCATGTATTTAGTGCGTAAAAACTTTAACATAGCTCAAAACGACATGATTTCGACATATGGTTTGTCGATGACGCAGCTGGGCTTAATCGGGTTGGGGTTTTCTATCACTTACGGGATTGGTAAAACGGTTGTTGCTTACTATGCAGATGGTAAGAATACCAAACAATTCCTGCCATTTATGCTTATTTTATCTGGCCTTGCCATGCTGGGTTTCAGCATGAGCATGGGAAATTCCAGTATTAGCGTTTTCCTGATGGTAGCATGCTATGCACTAAGTGGTTTTTTCCAAAGTATTGGTGGGCCTGCCAGTTATTCCACCATTACGAAATGGACTCCCCGTAATAAGCGCGGAACCTATCTTGGTTTGTGGAATTTATCCCATAATGTAGGTGGCGCGGCAGCGGCTGGGGTCGCACTGTTCGGCGCCAATTACTTTTTTAATGGCCATGTGGTCGGGATGTTTATCTTCCCATCTATCATTGCGCTGATCATTGGCTTTATCGGATTGCGTTATGGCAGCGATTCACCAGAAAGTTACGGTTTAGGTAAGGTCGAAGAGTTATTTGGCGAATCTGCCAGCGAAGAAGATATCGCGGCAGAAGAAAACAAAATGACCAAAAAAGAGATCTTTGTTGAATATGTATTAAAAAACAAAGTGATTTGGTTACTCTGTTTCGCCAATATTTTCCTTTATATAGTACGCATTGGTATTGACCAATGGTCAACAGTATATGGATATCAAGTATTGGGGCAGTCCAAAGAAACGGCCATTACTGGCTTTACCATGTTTGAAGTTGGGGCATTGATAGGGACATTGATGTGGGGTTATTTGTCTGATTTGGCAAATGGCCGCCGTGCCTTGGTTGCCTGTGTTTCGTTGGCTCTGATTATTGTCTGCCTCGAATTTTATCAACATGCGACCAGTGAATTTATGTATCTGGGTTCCCTGTTTGTTCTCGGTTTCTTGGTGTTTGGCCCACAATTGTTAATCGGTGTGGCGGCTGTTGGCTTTGTGCCCAAAAAAGCGATCAGTGTTGCTGATGGTGTTAAAGGAACATTTGCTTATTTGATTGGTGATAGCTTTGCCAAACTCGGTTTGGGTATGATTGCTGATGGTGTACCTATTTTTGGTTTGACTGGCTGGAAAGGAACGTTTGTGGCTTTGGATACTTCAGCATTCGTCTGCCTGGGCTTGCTCGCTTTTGTCGCTATTGCAGAAGAGAGAAAAATCCGAAAAAATAAGAAAGTGCAGTAA
- a CDS encoding helix-turn-helix transcriptional regulator, whose amino-acid sequence MSCSTDKIVNALINFWEISNEPWGAKDNNSKFIYANNKYHELLSLPKGYDVAGHYDGELPSTTSDFQDEFQKHDRKVETLLDRVTSIEIHPFKGLDYLQPWYFDKFPLIDESGECRGTIFHGRPVDTITLEKLKKINIQASLIFTPPSEIFSKREWEIIFYIMQGYSTKDIAERLFVSYRTISNHIQNVYKKTETNSRKSLVDYCYEHNIANYVPENFFREQKSIYFNE is encoded by the coding sequence ATGAGCTGTTCAACAGATAAAATCGTTAACGCCCTAATAAATTTTTGGGAAATTAGTAATGAACCGTGGGGCGCAAAAGATAATAACTCAAAATTTATATATGCAAATAATAAATACCATGAATTACTTTCACTGCCCAAAGGATATGATGTAGCAGGACATTACGATGGTGAACTTCCTTCAACCACATCAGATTTTCAAGATGAATTTCAAAAACATGATAGAAAAGTAGAAACATTGTTAGACAGAGTTACGTCTATTGAAATTCATCCTTTCAAAGGCCTGGACTATTTACAACCATGGTACTTTGACAAATTCCCATTAATAGACGAATCAGGTGAATGTAGGGGGACTATTTTCCATGGAAGGCCGGTAGACACTATAACACTTGAAAAACTAAAAAAAATAAATATCCAGGCATCCTTAATTTTCACCCCCCCATCAGAAATATTCAGTAAAAGGGAATGGGAAATTATATTTTATATAATGCAAGGTTATTCTACTAAAGACATAGCAGAAAGACTATTTGTGTCTTACAGAACAATTTCAAACCACATTCAGAACGTGTATAAGAAAACCGAAACAAATAGTAGAAAGAGCCTCGTTGATTACTGTTATGAACATAATATAGCTAACTATGTCCCTGAAAATTTTTTCAGGGAACAGAAATCCATTTACTTTAATGAATAG
- a CDS encoding cupin domain-containing protein has translation MIDFAKFSTDGAAKDDAVGISIKHLIEKDGLNAYATFIKKGKKVACHSHGQGDEWYIILSGNGEIWTGDVVGNEIFNIKKENFSKGCIFCIHQNTAHQLVSHDDVELIFLCPKSHLSHDRVGFEDICK, from the coding sequence ATGATTGATTTCGCAAAATTTTCTACAGACGGTGCAGCCAAAGATGACGCAGTTGGCATTTCTATAAAACATCTTATAGAAAAAGATGGATTGAATGCTTATGCGACCTTTATAAAAAAGGGGAAGAAAGTGGCATGTCATAGTCATGGTCAAGGAGATGAATGGTATATTATACTTTCTGGTAATGGTGAAATATGGACAGGGGATGTGGTAGGTAATGAAATTTTTAATATAAAAAAAGAAAATTTTTCAAAAGGCTGTATTTTTTGTATTCATCAAAATACAGCACATCAACTGGTATCTCATGACGATGTTGAACTGATATTTTTATGCCCAAAATCTCATTTATCTCATGATAGAGTTGGTTTTGAGGATATTTGTAAATAA
- the guaA gene encoding glutamine-hydrolyzing GMP synthase → MTTNIHQHRVLILDFGSQYTQLIARRIREIGVYCELWTWNVTEEQIRAFNPSGIILSGGPESTTENNSPRAPEYVFSAGVPVLGICYGMQTMSMQLGGQVSNSDEREFGYAQVEIKNNCELFRDIQDALSEDGKPLLDVWMSHGDKVTAIPADFTTVASTDTCPFAIMANDEKRFYGVQFHPEVTHTHQGLNILKRFVLDICQCEALWTPASIIDDIVERLRAQIGDDQVILALSGGVDSSVTALLLNRAIGKRLTCVFVDNGLLRLNEADQVMEMFEGKFDLNIIHVKAEDRFLSALAGIDEPEAKRKTIGHVFIDVFDEEASKQTQVKWLAQGTIYPDVIESAASATGNAHVIKSHHNVGGLPEDMKLGLVEPLKELFKDEVRRIGLELGLPYEMLYRHPFPGPGLGVRVLGEVKKEYCDLLRRADAIFIEELHKADLYHKVSQAFTVFLPVRSVGVMGDGRKYDWVVSLRAVETIDFMTAHWAHLPYDFLGRVSNRIINEVDGISRVVYDISGKPPATIEWE, encoded by the coding sequence ATGACAACTAATATCCATCAGCATCGCGTTCTGATCCTTGATTTTGGTTCGCAATATACACAGCTTATTGCCCGCCGTATTCGTGAAATTGGCGTTTATTGTGAACTTTGGACATGGAATGTTACCGAAGAACAAATTCGTGCATTTAATCCAAGTGGTATCATTCTTTCTGGTGGTCCAGAGAGCACCACTGAAAATAATAGCCCACGCGCACCAGAATATGTTTTCAGCGCAGGTGTACCGGTATTAGGAATTTGCTATGGCATGCAAACTATGTCCATGCAGTTGGGTGGTCAGGTTTCTAATTCTGATGAGCGTGAATTTGGTTATGCTCAGGTTGAGATCAAAAACAACTGCGAATTGTTCCGCGATATTCAAGATGCCCTTAGCGAAGACGGTAAACCTTTGCTGGATGTATGGATGAGTCATGGTGACAAAGTGACCGCTATTCCGGCTGATTTTACAACCGTTGCCAGTACTGATACTTGCCCGTTTGCCATCATGGCTAATGATGAAAAACGTTTTTATGGTGTGCAATTCCACCCAGAAGTGACTCACACTCATCAGGGTTTGAATATCCTGAAACGTTTTGTGTTGGATATCTGTCAGTGTGAGGCGTTGTGGACACCTGCTTCTATTATTGACGATATCGTAGAACGTTTGCGTGCTCAGATCGGTGATGACCAAGTTATTCTGGCCCTGTCTGGTGGCGTGGATTCTTCCGTTACTGCATTGCTGCTGAACCGTGCGATTGGCAAGCGCCTGACCTGCGTTTTCGTAGACAACGGATTACTGCGTTTGAACGAAGCAGATCAGGTCATGGAGATGTTCGAAGGTAAATTCGACCTGAACATTATCCACGTTAAAGCAGAAGACCGTTTCTTGTCCGCTCTGGCTGGCATTGATGAGCCAGAAGCTAAACGTAAAACCATCGGTCACGTCTTTATTGATGTGTTTGATGAAGAAGCATCAAAACAAACTCAGGTTAAGTGGCTGGCACAAGGTACGATTTACCCAGACGTGATCGAGTCTGCTGCATCTGCAACGGGTAATGCTCACGTCATTAAATCTCACCACAATGTGGGTGGCTTGCCAGAAGATATGAAGCTGGGTCTGGTTGAACCATTGAAAGAGCTGTTCAAAGACGAAGTTCGCCGTATCGGTCTGGAACTGGGTCTGCCATATGAGATGCTGTATCGCCATCCATTCCCGGGTCCGGGCCTGGGTGTTCGCGTATTGGGTGAAGTGAAGAAAGAGTATTGTGATCTGCTGCGTCGCGCTGATGCTATCTTCATTGAAGAACTGCATAAAGCGGATCTGTACCATAAAGTCAGTCAGGCATTTACCGTATTTCTGCCGGTTCGCTCTGTCGGTGTGATGGGTGATGGCCGCAAATACGACTGGGTTGTGTCCTTGCGCGCGGTAGAAACCATTGACTTTATGACCGCTCATTGGGCACATCTGCCATATGATTTCTTGGGCCGCGTATCGAACAGAATCATCAATGAAGTCGATGGCATCTCGCGGGTCGTCTATGACATCAGCGGTAAACCACCGGCAACGATTGAGTGGGAATGA